The Cygnus olor isolate bCygOlo1 chromosome 13, bCygOlo1.pri.v2, whole genome shotgun sequence DNA segment TAAAGAACCTGGTTTGTTTTCACCACAAACCTTAGCTGCTCAAATTCCCTTTCTTGCTTATGAGCATATTGTGCCTAAACTGGACatcagctacattttttttagaatgcAGTTCCTGGAAACGGCAGCTATACGTTGCCAGCAGCCATTTGCAGCATTGCTGGCTTGGTGAAATACTGTCGTCTTCTTCATCCTCCTTTTGGAtagcaaaagtttttttttcccagatgatGGGTGCCATTTTATCCTGCATAAGCCACCCATTCTGGCTACTCCTAATGGCAGTCATCTCCATGCGTACCTGAAATCTGGTAAGAAGAGCAAGTGCATGTTGTTATATGTAGGTATTTTGGCATTATTTCAGTAAGTGTGCAATCTATTCTCTCCCTTTCGCTAAAGGATCTGATAGGGAAGGCTCAGGTTGTGATACTACATGGACACCAGCTAGCAGCAAATCACCACTACGCACTCAACTTAATCTGCCAGCAATGCAACGAGCTGCGGCACCATTCTGATGTCTTGTCTGATGAAATCAAAAGGAAGCAGATGCGACTGCAGAAGACCTTGGATCTTCATACCCGCCTTCAGCAGGTAGAGCTCAGAGATTTGGTGTCTTGTGAAGTGGATGGTTAGCATCCGAAATTTGCAGCTTCGCTTCAGCAGTTCGTATTAGGAAAGTGTTCCTCCACTGTGAGACTGACAAGTGCTTTGCTCCTCGCTAAGTTAGCAAACAGGTGTCTGCTGCTCCTATGAATCGTCAATAGAAAGATGTGAGCATCTCCAGGGGGCAATTCAGAACGCCAAAAATTAGCTTTTGTTGCTCACACTTCCATGGAACATTGATGTATAAATTGACTTTCAAGGTTTCCATACCCAGTGCAATAGAGGTAATGTTTTCAGATAAACTATCCCTTTTTTATTAGCAATTTATTAAGAATGAACACAGCTGACTGTGAACTAAGATGACAGATAGGTAGATAGGCGCAGCTGCTGTCTACTAGTGTGGAAGTGGAGTCATGTGGCTCCAGCACTCTTTGATATCTTAATCAGCATAAAGAATTCATTTAAGGAAATTAATGCTAATTAGGCCAGAAGGCACACAGCTGTAGTATGCTTAAGGCCACTGAGAGAAGCAGCGACGTTTGACCCTGTTCCATTTCACTGTTTAGGGTGATTAAGGaacttgttttttccctgtgttcttCACTTCAACGTTGCATTAATCTGCAGGGATTTGTTGGCAGCCTCTCTGCCGCAGGCGGTGTCCTCTCCTGGGCTCCTTGCGCTCCCAGTTGGTGCTGGTGGTCAGTTCATgggccctgctggagcacagtgtggttcctgctgcctgcccgctAACAACCCTTGCACTGGGAGTCCCCTGTAGTTCCTGACTGCAGCATCTTCTCACACCAGTGTGTGCCACTGTGCGAGGGCTGGCCGAACCCCAAGCCTGGCGTTCATCTGGTACCTGCGTGTgttactgtggtggttttaccttgctaggcagctgaactgcCACACACACCACCACAGTTACATTACACGTAGAACTGTCGACCAGTTTAAAAtccctattttttcttttaaacgtGAATGATTTTGATTATTCCTCACAGTTCAGGTGTGCAGCcacccttcagaaaaaaaacaacatggtCTTTCTTCCTTATCAAAATGCAATAGCTGCTTAGGTTTTTATGAGTACTGATTAGCTCCATGTTGAAGATGGAGATCCAGTAAATGATATTTGTCACGAGTACCTTGATTTAGTAGGGGCTCACAGTCTCACTCCCTGTGTTTGCCCCCAGgccctgcagtgctgtgatGAGGGTGCCTACCTGCTCGCCAACCAGCAGATGGACAAGTGCCAGTCTAAAGAAGGTGCTCAGAAAGCTCTCCAGGACATAGAAAGATTTCTTGAAAGCTCTTCACCATACTTAAACTATGATCCCCAAGCACTACAATATGACTTTGAGTCAGTCTTAACACCTGAATTAAAGGTAGGCAACCCCCCCCAGATTCCTCATTACACAAGTAAAAAGTAAGATCAGACTGTGCTGTGGTGTTGTCAGTTTTATAGTTCTATGTTTTGGGTCAAAGTGCATAATAACGGTAGTTATGTGATCACAGAAGTCTTTTTCACTCTACAGTGCCAGATACAGTCAGTGCAGGTCAAGCTTGAAAATGTTCGAAGCATGTTTGAGAATCGGCAGTCTTGCTTCAAGAAGCTGTTGGATAAACACGTGCGTCCTGTCCAGTTAGTAGCCCCTCGGCCAGAAAATCCTCCACGATCAAAATCACCATTATTCTCTCCTAAACATGGTAAAATATCTTTAAGTTTATGGTGTTTTCAGATagtaattttgctttcagcCAGGAAGAGTAACGCAGCTTGATAAGCCAACCAGCCCTTGCTCTGGCTGATGCAGAGTTGTGCAATCATAAATGTATGAGATGGTTTATTATCTTTCCAATTTTTGTGTTTAGCTTCCCATTTCTGTGTGAGGAATGAGATGTGGAACCCAAATATTGGATGCACGGGCTAGTTGGTCatgagctgctctgtgctgttgtGCTAGCTTCGTTTGCACTTCCTAGCTACGAGAAGGGCTTGAGTGGTTTCTCAGgtgctgcttgtttttccaAACTGTGAAGTATCAGAGCTTCCAAAATTCttaggatattttcttttttttatgagatGACcacacagaaaggagaaagatgagTGGATAAAATGAATGCAATGTTTTTTGCGCTCCATGTGTAGAAATGCGTGATGCACATTTTGCAGCTCACGTTGGCTCAGTGGGACTGGTTGCTtggtatttgttttcactttctacTCAGTGAAAAAAGGCAGCTGTAAGCAGTGCATCTCCTGCTTTCTGAGCATCTTACTGGTATGAACTGGGGAATTAGTACTGCaggacaaaaagacaaaaagtagTATGAATTCTTCAGCCCATTCTGTAGCCTAAAGCCTATTTATATACCTATTCTCAGTGACAATCTCCATAATTGTCTTGAGCTGGAACTGACATAAAATTAGACTGACGTTTGCAAAGGAGCCTGGAGAAATGAGAAGCTCAAATCTCATGAACATAAATGAGAAGCTGGATGCTTAACTCCCTTTGATTCTTTGAGAATGTCTTCCTTAAATCCCAATTATGGAATAATTAATACCCATAAAGGTACCAATTCTGATTGAACTGATGTCACCGAATGTTCTGCCTTGATTTTGTTAATGGGATGTGGCACAATGTTAGATTTAATTGATAACATTAAAACCTCCATCCTTAACAGCCCTGTATGTATCAGaattcagaagtattttaaagtaatgttcacattttaaataagttaTTTGGGGACATTAAATTAGGTGTTCTGACTGCATAAAACAATTAAACACTGGTGATTTGCTTTAATACAAATATGTTTATgatgaattaataaatattgGTTATGGTGGATATTAGGTGCTATGAAAACAGTGAAAGTGGTTCCAATTCAGGGAGCTGCTAAGGTAAATAACCATGCTGGTGGAGGGATGGAAACAAAGCTAGATGGAGTGGGATGGAGCACAGGTCAGTGCAGCAAATAaatctcagattttctttttccccagccaGTACCACATTCCCTGCCCTCTGAACCcctttcaaacaggaaaaaagttcCAAGTCTTTAAAATGTTGCCCTAACAGaactttttcagctttctaaaCACAAGAAAGTATTAAGGAGGAATCCGTGGTTTAAATATTAGGGGTAAATGGATGGCCACCTCCATGGGATGCTGTGAGGCCATCGTTACTTGGCTGATCTTATTTGATGCACCTTTATGCAACGCATGCTTTTTTAGCAAAGACACTCAATCACCTGCAAAACACAGGTATCCTCCATTAATCGTATTCCTGAAAGACGTGATCAAGTATGTTGAAATGAGCATAGCCAGCAAGAGGGGAAAGACAAAAGGCCCTTCTCTGCATAGATCATGCCAAGAGAGCTTTTTAATAAGGCCTCCTCCGTTTGACACAGATCATCAAAAGGCTGCAGTCCTGCTGGTGTGATGTGCAGTGTCAAAGATGCATGCTGGGCTCCGCCGGGAGTGCTTTGAGATGTGTGGGTTTTATGGTGTGGATTGAAACCAAACCACCTCTGAGCATGTTACTTTtgccctcttttcctttctttttattctttttttttttgtctgaagacAGACACTTCCTCTTTCATGTTTGCCATGGATTTGAAGCCCTAGCTGATAAGTGCGGTTCTAAGTttgaaacctgtttttttttctggggggagGAAATAAACCCACCCCACCCTGAGCCATAAAACATAGTGAGGTGTGTGGCAGCAGtacagcaggctgcagcaaagCCTGAGCGCTGTAGTAAAGTCCCTCTGTTGCAGGAGGAGCTCCCCAGCCAGCcaaacagagctgcagctgatgGCTCTCTCATCTGCCCTGTTTATCCGTGCTCCCAGAGGGTGTCTCCCAGGAGGACCGCTGGCAAATCCAGGCTTCTTTTGGGTCTTTGGGTCTGTGGTGGGACACATCCCACGCACATCTCCGACCTGCTCTCCAGCGGTCCGCTCCTTGAGCATTCAGCATGCTCACAAGTGGGGGTTTAAGTCCCCGTTGGTGTGATGATATGTAATGGTTTGTATTTAACCAGCACAATCTGAAGTTGGGGTGCCTGCTCTCCACTGCAGTTTGCGTTACGCTGTGtgcatttctttcactgcaTCTTTTGCTCATTGCTTTACAAATGTGGCTCTTCTGCGTCAGCACTGTTCAAACAGTTTTTACCAGCTGAGCATCTCATCCTCTGTTAATAAAAGGGCTTTAATACAGTATCCCAGTAGGTGGTATTCTGCTAGTTGATTTGATTTTATCATTCTCTGTCACTCGCAAAAGCTTCACAGACTTTGTTAGATGTTGATTACAGTGTTCCCTTTTGGGAAAAATGtacagtttgtttcttctgatTAGATTTTACTTTATGGCCTTTATGTCCATCCATGTGACCTGCGTTATTTGGTATTCAGTATTGTTGTTTGAGATTCCCTTTGCCTCGTCACTTTGCTTGTAGTATTAGCTAACTAATCATTCGTTCCTAAAATGTatcccatttttctttgtgacttATTAGTTTCTCTCTGAACCATCTCCATCACTATAAAAGTACATTACGGaattcttattttctctacCCAAGGTGTGGATTTTAATTCCagtttgaaattttcatttgacCTCTCTCTTCCTGGGaagaaaacatcaagaaaaactCCAAGTTCTCGCAAGGTAAAAATTATTAGTGAAATCTGAATGAATTTTATAGATTAAGATCCCAGTTGAAATCCTTCTAAAAATTGAGCTTACACTTTGGatttgaaggtgttttttttttcttaatattatttttttgtttgttttttaaataatatttacacTTTCATATCCGCgtggtttattttgatttgtccAGCATCTCAGATCTATCTTGGATTGTTTTGCCTAGTCACAGATAGTGATAAGTGCGTATATGTGTTATTGCCTGCATTTGCATAACAGTGATGTCTGTTTGGAAAACTCCACATCTGCAAATACTTCCCCTGTGGAAACTGTTCCCTGGTCTCTGCATGAATGAATGTTGCCAGTGTGTCCAGATTTTATGTAGCAGAGTAATTTCTAGGAATATTTGGCTACCCAATATAGGCTATGCCCTTTTAAAGTTCTGTGGCACAAAGGATTTCTTAAAATGCAGTGTATTTCATCCTATCCCCTCGAAGTTCCTATACATCAAGGGCTGGGCTCATCCTGCCCCTGCAGTGACTCCTCTGCAGCTTTTTCTAGTGCATCCCATTTCTTTTAtcccatttcttttccagattgAAGTAATGCATGACtatcaggaaaaaaggaattctTTACAATCGTTTATTTCAGACAGTGATGACAACTTAGATATACTAAAAGGGTAAGCTTTCACCATGTTTAAGTCACTCAAAATTATGGCTATTTGTGGCCAGCTCGTACACCATCCATCTGGTCCTGGATGTCACCTCTTGCCCGTTTGCCTATTCTGTCGTCCCCACATTGGTTGTTAATGAAATCACAGTACGTTTTGGGCTTGTTTAACTGCAGAttgcttgtgctttttttttttttacagacatAGAAATAatatacttctatttttttctttgctatagCCATGTCATAAATGAGCTTATAGAAACGGAGAGAGTTTATGTAGAGGAGCTATTCACTGTTCTGACGGTGAGTGACTTCTTCAGATTGCTCACTACTGTTCCCTGGTGATTTGTACAAAAGGGCACCTGCCACTCTGTCATACTAAGCAAAAATGTGATGGGACAGGTTTCTACCAAACTGTCAGATCCCCAGCCAGTCAtgaattttcaagttttctcccttttatgTCTGAGTTGGAGGCATCTGCAGGAACAGTTGGTGTCAGGATGAACTTTTCATCTAAAATGAGGAAGAAGCCTTCTGTTTGTACACAAATGCACTGGTAATTAGTTTTATCAGTGCTtgtaaaaatgtacaaaaagctGGTATTTTTAACTGCTCCCtgatttcttttgccttttggagacaaaagaaagaaagttgtatttttgaaaggtttttttctCAATGCTGTGAGGTTTGAGAATGTATAAAGCACATTTCTTAGTTTAGAAACCAGATTATAATTTCTTGTACTGCCATTTTAGACACTTGTACTGTATTCCACAATGACGCTTGCTGATGACCAAAACAAATCTCTGTTAATTACCTCTTCCCCCGTACATTCCTTTGGCTCAAGAGCAAACAACATGTAAATCTGTTCAACTGCAGGTAATTGCATGTAATTGCCCTGCActgattgttttttattttgttaaaccACACTTGATGTGATAAAGCAGTTGGCAGGTATGCAGATTTATTGCTGTGTTTATCAAGtccagatagaaaaaaaatttacgGGTAGACTTAACTTTTCTGAAGATAGCATTTCCTTTAAAGAGTGAAGCCTCATTGCAGTGGTTAAATATAAATGACTACTTTTCCAGATACTTATCTTCTACTGCACCCTTAATCAACTGCAGAATGCCTGCTTAGTAGAGGGAATACTGATTCCAACCGTAATTAGTATAAGAGATTAATTAGAAAAGCCGAAGAGGATACGCTGTACATACTAAATACATTGTTGCAAACATACGCTACTTGTGTGAAATTGACCTCGCTTTTGTGCAGCACTTGGTGACTAGCATTATCTGCCTGAGCTGGAGCCAATagctttttgatgttttctttgcagagacaGTCCTGAGCTctggctctgcctccctcctgtTCTACATTTAGGATATTTACCACATCTGGTAACTGTTTTTGCATTGGTGTAGTAATGTGATTTTCCTGCAGGGAGCTTTGCATTGTTTCCCAGTTCCACCCAGCAGTACGTAGTGTAATAATGTCCCTTACAACTCTTCCCTGGTACGTAGCGGGGGCTGTGATTTCAAGAGGCAGGTGGAGCGAGAGGACAGGAATCCTGAGGCAGCAAGAATCAAAGAACAGTGAGATCCTGGTGTTCAGTGTGTCTTGTGCTGAAGCAAAAAGCTCATTGATTTTCGTGTAGGATCTCAAGCCATCTCTGCTTTGTAACAAATCACCTTGTAAACCAGATCTCCTGAGAGTGTCTGTAACTGCACATTCTGTACAAACAAGATACCACTTGTGTCCCATGGTCATAACAGCAGAAGCATTTAACACAGACAAGTATTCCTTCAGGACCTCTCCCGCAGTCAGGCTGTAGTGAGCAGAAAGTGGCTACAGTTTGCCTTTTGTGAACAGAGAGCATCTCTGTGGTGTTTGCCCACCCTGTGGGAGCCCTTCCTCTGCTGGTCCACAGCCCCAGATGCCCATGGACTGAGGGGTGATGTGCTAAAAGACAGGCATTTAGagagacaaacaaacaaaacaaaacaaaacaaacaacaacaaacagaaataaaagggatGTTGAAATTTGAAACAAAGTATATTTTACTGAAAGTCTGCTCACATCCATTTTTCATCTGCCTTCGAGTAGATTCTAATCTAAGGCCTTAAAAATGTAGTGATGAACCCCTTTTGCCTCCTGCAGGGCTACAGAGCAGAGATGGACAACCCTGCCATGGTCATTCTCTTGCCTCCCGTGTTGAGGAACAGGAAGGATGTCCTTTTTGGAAACATGCCTGAGATATATGACTTCCACAACAAGTATGATGCTGGCTCCGTTCCCCATCTTTGCCACACTGATTTCCTATAATGATTAAATACTCAAGTAGTACCTTGCTCACAGCTGCGTTTTGTCTCTTCCCCTGTCTCTTGCAGAATTTTCCTGCACAgtttggaaagctgcctgggaGCACCCGAGAGAGTGGGATTTTGTTTCCTAGACAGGGTTGGTGACTCATTTTCACATATAAGGCAGACTTTAAGGCCaatgtttctgctgtgctttgcactCTGCAACATCTCAGTTGTGTCAGTTGAGTGAGGTGCTTTTGATACGTAATACCAACAGCAAGGCAGGGAATGCAACTGTGTGGACAGCAGCAGATGGGGGAAAGCGGCAGTCATGGCTACACCGTGGTTTGCTGTGAGGAGCCTTCTGGTTCCCAGCAGTGGTTCTTTTACCCAAACTCTGTGACTTTTGGATGTTACAGTtggcagcagagagaaaagcaaatttacaGTTTGGGTGCTCACCCTCTTTAGCTGCCTGGCAGATTTGCATGCCTGTCTCTAACTtgcattttggttttccttACAGCGAGAGGATTTTCAGATGTATGAGAAATACTGTCAGAACAAGCCCCGGTCGGAGTCCCTGTGGAGGCAGTGCTCTGAAAGCACCTTCTTCCAGGTGAGCTGTTGGTTCCTATCAAGACAGGCATCATCCTGGGACATTTGTCCTAAACACTGTCCTCAGCATTCCACTGTTTTTGCAGCATATTCTGTTTACCATTGCATGGAAGCCTGACAAAAATAGCAGTTGGAGTTTCTTGTACACAAACAATTTAAAGCACAACcattcattaaattattttacatgtttttatgAAATTTCTTTAGGACATTTTGACATGAAATCTTTGAAGTCCTCAATCTATATCCCTCATGCTGTTGGAATAAGTACTTACAGTTAGCACCTGACTTACTTAATCTGAGTCCTTTGTTCCAGGAGTGCCAAAGAAAATTAGAGCACAAACTCGGGTTGGATTCCTATTTGCTCAAGCCAGTGCAGCGCCTGACAAAATACCAGTTACTTCTGAAGGTATTCCATAAGTTGCTTGTGAAAAGACGTTGGGAgatagatttattttccattttatttttcaattaaaggTTACCTGTAAATCAGCACCAATCCTTAGATTAAATATTGTGTAACTTGGCCCTCCATTGTGACATTCAGGGAGCATGAAAATTCGCATACCTGAAAAAGGAATGTGTGCTTTTAACAAGTCGTTTTCATGGGGAGAAGGACTGAATCTGTTCAGAGATGCAGAATGGCAGAAgcatttgtaagaaaaatgaacCAGAGATGATTGTAAGAACATGATGAATGAAATACACTATACCAATGTGTCTCCTGCTTGGGTTGTTGCAATGCCCATAATCTTTAATGCATTCATCCTTGTCCCCCTTCACCTCCCTCATAGATATGTTCCACACCTCATACTGACTGTTGTTTAGAATGAGTCTTTCTGGTGacatatgaaaaaagaaactcaGGGAGTGCAGCTTGCTCTTGGGCATTGGAAACTTCGTGTGAGATGGAAAAACGTGTGCTTTGTTCAAGTGCAAACATGTGCTcttgcatttctattttcaggAGTTGCTAAAGTACAGCACGAGCTGTGATGGAGTTCAGGAACTTCAAGAAGCTCTGGTTGCAATGTTGGATTTGCTAAAGTCAGTCAATGACTCTATGCATCAGATTTCAATAACAGGATATGATGTGAGTAGATTTGGGTAATAAGAAACCTTGTACAATGCTGGATGATGTACTGGAAGTGGATAGTGTCCCAGAATGTATGAGCTAAAAACTACTTTAGAACAGTTACAAAGTGAATAGCATCAGGAAGCTCTTACAGGTGACAGTCTTCCATTTGATTTCAGGATTTTGGAAACTATTTACATCCAAACAACACATGGAGTTGCATGTGCCCACACTTGCCACCTTGTGGTTCCTGAGAGCATTTTTCCATCATCCACCTTAGTTCTCTAATGGCTCACCTTATGATTTAGCCAGGGTATCTTCATAGCATTTCTCATTCAAtcaacatttaattaaatactcCCTGAGGCTGATGTTGATCCTTAGCCATTGAGGTGATTGTCTTCCCTAGAGCTTCAAAGAAGGACAAGGGTATGGCTAAGCTGCCGGTCCCAGTCCTGTCCTCCTTGAAGAgcccttttcttcccattctccAAGACCTTTGTTTAGGCCCAACTCTCATCAGTCCTCTCCCACAAAATTAGTTTATCCAGAGCTCTTGACCTGGACTTCTGTAGGAACTGCCAAGTTTCCTTAGCTTCCTGGTTCTTTCAATTATTGACTTGTATTTCTTTGCAAAGACTAACTGTAGGCCTGTGTCTGGGACCTCTTCTTTCCCCCTGGCACCACACCACTACTCCCAAAAGATCATCTGATCCTTCCAGGAAGACCTATTCTTAGAGTGGTATGCCTTGGAACAGGGCTGGCCCCATTGCCCTTCATTGCGTGGACAATCCTCTAATGTTCTaattgttgtcttttttttttttttttttttttttccatattttcacCAGGGCGACTTGAGTGAACTAGGAAAAGTATTAATGCAAGGATCTTTCAGTGTTTGGACGGGACATCGAAAAGGTCCAACAAAAATGAAGGATCTTGCCAGGTTCAAGCCAATGCAGAGGCATCTCTTCCTGTACGAGAAAGCTTTGGTCTTCTGCAAGAAGCGAGAGGATCATGGAGATGGATATGATAAAACTTCATCTTACagttttaagcattttttgaaAGTAAGGACTTTCTCGTTGGGTCCATGGCCATGTGTGTTGTAAGCTGATAACTTTGTGAGCCCAGAAAGTATTTTTTCGCTAACACAGCGTTTGGTTTATTCTGCAAAGGACTATATTGCCCCAGATGGAACTGACTTGAAAGGCTGGTGGTTATAAGGAGTTGTGAGGACTCTTgtagctgaagcagcagctggggagcacaTAGGCTCAGAATGGGATATGTGATGGCATCTGCCAGGGAAGCAGTGCTATGGGCAAGTCCCAGGGATGGGCATGtgcctttctccctcccctacTCCACTTGCCAGGTCTGGGGGTGAGGGCAGGAAACTGGGGGACCCTGACATCATCCCCAGCCGTCTGAGAGAGTAAGGGGGCACCTCATGCCCCCAGTCTCCAAGGAGGCCCCTTGGGCTGGCATCCTCCTGttgcacagccagcaggagcctggctgctgctgagccctgtCCCCCAGCCAGGAGGATGGGGATCACTCATCTTCCTCTCCCACACCCTTCTCCTTCAGCGGGCCCTA contains these protein-coding regions:
- the MCF2 gene encoding proto-oncogene DBL isoform X6; its protein translation is MTLQKIAASFPGNLHLVMVLRPTGFFQRTFTDIGFRFSQEDFLLKLPVVMLSSVSDLLTYIDEQQLTPEFGGTLEYCHSEWVIFRTAIESFALTVKEIAQMLQSFGTELAETELPDDMYSIERILALRTEKYYQLKEDITAVTKEGNLLLSSLEEPEVGECSQDQHRERPGDWETVNRLLGQLREMETAFDGFWEKHQLKMEQYLQLWKFEQSFQEVKNAIEFLMGQQAELPDTGDSVSQVKQRLKDLSHFDGMAQDLIGKAQVVILHGHQLAANHHYALNLICQQCNELRHHSDVLSDEIKRKQMRLQKTLDLHTRLQQALQCCDEGAYLLANQQMDKCQSKEGAQKALQDIERFLESSSPYLNYDPQALQYDFESVLTPELKCQIQSVQVKLENVRSMFENRQSCFKKLLDKHVRPVQLVAPRPENPPRSKSPLFSPKHGVDFNSSLKFSFDLSLPGKKTSRKTPSSRKIEVMHDYQEKRNSLQSFISDSDDNLDILKGHVINELIETERVYVEELFTVLTGYRAEMDNPAMVILLPPVLRNRKDVLFGNMPEIYDFHNKIFLHSLESCLGAPERVGFCFLDRREDFQMYEKYCQNKPRSESLWRQCSESTFFQECQRKLEHKLGLDSYLLKPVQRLTKYQLLLKELLKYSTSCDGVQELQEALVAMLDLLKSVNDSMHQISITGYDGDLSELGKVLMQGSFSVWTGHRKGPTKMKDLARFKPMQRHLFLYEKALVFCKKREDHGDGYDKTSSYSFKHFLKMNAVGITENVKGDHRKFEIWYSGREEVYVVQAQTVDLKMAWLNEIRKILFKQQELIKVEKQQPGSCTDQLHLSSQLSDGKQQRASISSEENDSERTSPVPLDSVLLSPQSKPHRSWPGMSQSLEICEGLEEWSGNQYLSNCSDTEEEEGNQLSPGKYKALADCKKRGSEDLLVKNGDEIQLLHEDGEGQWLVKNLNRRKEGWIPVHSLQIVVGDCRFRNAKVADAALCNTRKFSSP
- the MCF2 gene encoding proto-oncogene DBL isoform X5, with the protein product MAEASPARGVRRARRTAASFPGNLHLVMVLRPTGFFQRTFTDIGFRFSQEDFLLKLPVVMLSSVSDLLTYIDEQQLTPEFGGTLEYCHSEWVIFRTAIESFALTVKEIAQMLQSFGTELAETELPDDMYSIERILALRTEKYYQLKEDITAVTKEGNLLLSSLEEPEVGECSQDQHRERPGDWETVNRLLGQLREMETAFDGFWEKHQLKMEQYLQLWKFEQSFQEVKNAIEFLMGQQAELPDTGDSVSQVKQRLKDLSHFDGMAQDLIGKAQVVILHGHQLAANHHYALNLICQQCNELRHHSDVLSDEIKRKQMRLQKTLDLHTRLQQALQCCDEGAYLLANQQMDKCQSKEGAQKALQDIERFLESSSPYLNYDPQALQYDFESVLTPELKCQIQSVQVKLENVRSMFENRQSCFKKLLDKHVRPVQLVAPRPENPPRSKSPLFSPKHGVDFNSSLKFSFDLSLPGKKTSRKTPSSRKIEVMHDYQEKRNSLQSFISDSDDNLDILKGHVINELIETERVYVEELFTVLTGYRAEMDNPAMVILLPPVLRNRKDVLFGNMPEIYDFHNKIFLHSLESCLGAPERVGFCFLDRREDFQMYEKYCQNKPRSESLWRQCSESTFFQECQRKLEHKLGLDSYLLKPVQRLTKYQLLLKELLKYSTSCDGVQELQEALVAMLDLLKSVNDSMHQISITGYDGDLSELGKVLMQGSFSVWTGHRKGPTKMKDLARFKPMQRHLFLYEKALVFCKKREDHGDGYDKTSSYSFKHFLKMNAVGITENVKGDHRKFEIWYSGREEVYVVQAQTVDLKMAWLNEIRKILFKQQELIKVEKQQPGSCTDQLHLSSQLSDGKQQRASISSEENDSERTSPVPLDSVLLSPQSKPHRSWPGMSQSLEICEGLEEWSGNQYLSNCSDTEEEEGNQLSPGKYKALADCKKRGSEDLLVKNGDEIQLLHEDGEGQWLVKNLNRRKEGWIPVHSLQIVVGDCRFRNAKVADAALCNTRKFSSP